The following proteins are encoded in a genomic region of Macrobrachium nipponense isolate FS-2020 chromosome 44, ASM1510439v2, whole genome shotgun sequence:
- the LOC135204029 gene encoding uncharacterized protein LOC135204029 has protein sequence MTLDRGVKLFILIAMPVYAMLFFILIFDNYSHDTDGKMNQINSRRGTGQFPLFPKSPPSDSSAFYTKKRIHPSPLTRKLAAFRGNPDSVEEAEEEQLDYQKVDKHNDVFDEIAEDYQEVSKRKQLRHSAHVHATSLFTMDVPNSEVKADAFTMKEITKPVTQMKKKGIGKNYLLRNKFAASVRSLKGEQKHESYEVSVPGDSDYDGDSYYDSDGNEDNDDYNEPFDHYKYENYDKHNLFTDLFKPGYLIENRGLCRRNTQVFIFINSRSNQTDTRVAIRQTYLRRLVLHGSVSYAFVISKPKNGNDLKVLERENEIYGDLILIAVEESYTNLTLKTGHILHWSKKNCPSAAYVAKIDDDVYVNVPEFLKVLETERNFTILGKVCSNCAPFTGKPYSLKEALRLFSNVVTPRHMPLVQFPPFAMGPAYIMTNDVTGWLLEGAQLLPYFSYEDVFWTSLVVEVVNEESGITFESPDVIKQVNRKDEEREEEQESIKYKYLTMKEEKSPSINIARVDIPNWRLERTDTLETALHDSLSSVTIHGIRWQEDKSLIETLENAIKERPVESSSPSVGLDSSKVQTWERLLDRELIEHNSAR, from the exons ATGACTCTCGATCGAGGAGTAAAATTGTTTATACTCATCGCGATGCCGGTCTATGCAATGTTATTCTTCATTCTCATCTTTG ATAATTATAGCCACGACACGGATGGGAAAATGAATCAGATCAACAGTCGGAGAGGAACCGGACAATTTCCTCTATTTCCGAAATCCCCTCCATCAGACTCTTCTGCTTTCTACACGAAGAAAAGAATCCACCCATCTCCATTGACAAGGAAACTCGCAGCATTTCGAGGTAATCCTGATTCTGTTGAAGAGGCTGAAGAAGAACAGCTGGATTATCAGAAAGTTGATAAACACAATGACGTCTTCGACGAGATAGCGGAAGATTATCAGGAAGTTTCTAAGCGAAAACAATTACGTCATAGTGCTCATGTGCATGCAACTAGCCTTTTCACAATGGATGTTCCTAATAGTGAAGTGAAGGCAGATGCTTTTACTATGAAGGAAATTACAAAACCCGTCACACAAATGAAGAAAAAGGGAATTGGCAAGAATTACTTATTGCGAAACAAGTTTGCAGCTTCAGTAAGAAGTTTGAAAGGCGAACAAAAACACGAGTCATATGAAGTAAGCGTACCTGGAGATTCTGACTATGATGGTGACAGTTATTATGACTCGGATGgcaatgaagataatgatgactACAACGAGCCCTTTGACCATTACAAATATGAAAACTACGATaaacataatttatttacagacctATTCAAACCTGGATATTTAATTGAAAACCGGGGCTTGTGTCGTAGAAACACacaagttttcattttcatcaattcAAGATCGAATCAAACAGATACTCGGGTTGCTATACGCCAGACTTACCTGCGTCGTTTAGTCCTTCATGGAAGTGTCAGTTACGCTTTCGTCATATCAAAGCCAAAGAATGGAAATGACTTGAAGGTACTggaaagagagaatgaaatttACGGAGACTTAATTTTGATTGCAGTTGAGGAATCTTACACAAATCTGACCTTAAAAACTGGCCATATTCTTCACTGGTCAAAGAAAAACTGTCCCTCCGCCGCCTACGTAGCTAAAATTGATGATGATGTGTACGTGAACGTTCCAGAATTTCTGAAGGTTCTGGAAACTGAGAGAAACTTTACAATTTTGGGAAAG GTATGCAGTAACTGCGCACCATTCACGGGAAAACCTTATTCTTTGAAGGAAGCGCTACGTCTCTTCTCCAATGTTGTGACACCGCGACACATGCCCCTCGTACAATTTCCACCTTTTGCTATGGGGCCTGCTTATATCATGACAAACG ATGTTACTGGTTGGCTTCTCGAGGGCGCGCAGCTGTTACCATACTTCAGCTACGAGGATGTATTTTGGACAAGCCTGGTGGTCGAGGTGGTAAACGAGGAAAGCGGAATCACTTTCGAATCACCAGATGTGATAAAGCAAGTGAACAGAAAAGAcgaggagagggaagaagaacAGGAAAGCATCAAGTACAAGTACTTAACGATGAAAGAAGAAAAGTCTCCAAGTATCAACATTGCCCGAGTGGATATCCCAAACTGGCGGTTGGAGAGGACGGATACTTTAGAAACAGCCTTGCATGACAGTCTGTCATCAGTTACTATACATGGAATTAGGTGGCAAGAGGACAAGAGTCTCATAGAAACTcttgaaaatgcaataaaagaaCGTCCTGTCGAATCATCTTCGCCTTCGGTTGGACTGGACAGTTCAAAAGTACAGACCTGGGAACGTCTTCTAGACCGAGAACTTATCGAACATAACAGTGCCCGGTGA